Below is a genomic region from Rosa chinensis cultivar Old Blush chromosome 5, RchiOBHm-V2, whole genome shotgun sequence.
AGACAACAAAgtattctagatccttctaactAAGCCCCGAACCGCCCGCTCCCTCTAATAATCACCTGATTTCCTTCCTTCTATAAAACCTCTCACAGAGGGCACTTCTCCCCTTACGTTTTACGTCGTGTGTGCCTCCAAGACTCCAGCTTTTTCCAGTTCAAGAGTCTCTGTTATCTGATCTGATTcgaatttagagagagagagagagaggggtcgTTTTAATTAAATCGAAATCGAAGATGTTTGGAGGAGGAAGGGCGCCCAAGAAGAGCGACAACTCCAAGTACTATGAGATTCTTGGAGTCTCCAAGACTGCCTCGCCGGAAGATTTGAAGAAGGCTTACAAGAAAGCCGCCATCAAGAACCATCCTGATAAGGGCGGAGATCCTGAAAAAGTACCAATCTTTACCCTTTTTCCATGAATCTTTGTCGATTTAGAGTTTTTCCAGATTTGGGTTTTGAGTTATAATCGGAATCTTGGTGTGAtctgtttgtttattgatttatttgCGTAGTATGGTGAAGATTTATTGTGGAAAATTATGGTTGACCTAGAATATTTTGTTAAATTATGAgtctttgggggggggggggggttcaatGACTGTTGGGTTGGGGTGTATTCAGTTGGTTTGAAGCTCTGGGTGTAGATTTTGAGATATGTTTGTGGGTTGAGGTGTTTGGGGTGATTGACCTGTGGATGTAGGCCTAATGAGATTTTGAAATTGTTTGCAGTTTAAAGAGTTGGCTCAGGCTTATGAGGTTCTTAGTGACCCGGAAAAGCGGGAAATTTATGATCAGTACGGTGAGGATGGACTCAAGGAAGGAATGGGAGGACCGGGTGGCCATGACCCATTTGacatcttctcctctttctttGGTGGTGGCGGCAGCCCATTTGGAGGCATGCCAGGTGAGAGTCCTGTGATTTTGTTTAGGGTTATGCTCATTCATATGTTTTGAAGTAATCGGGAAGATTCTGAATTTCCTTTTTGTTTGTATGAGCAGGTGCTAGCAGAGGACGGAGACAGAGACGAGGAGAAGATGTGGTTCACTCGTTGAAGGTCTCTTTGGAAGACTTATATCTTGGAACCTCGAAGAAACTTTCCCTATCTCGCAATGTGTTGTGCTCCAAGTGCAAAGGGTGAGTCATTGTTTCACATTCCGGTACTTTTGTTAAGCAATTCACTTTCTAGTAGGTTTAGCTTTGATTGACTTGTGATTTGCATATGATGCTTATATGGGCTCCTGTTGTAAATGGCAGCAAGGGGTCAAAATCTGGAGCCTCGACCAAGTGTGGTGGTTGCCAAGGAACTGGTATGAAGGTGACTATTAGGCATCTTGGACCGTCTATGATTCAACAGATGCAGCATGCTTGCAATGAATGTAAGGGTACTGGAGAGACCATCACTGACAAGGACCGCTGTGGACAGTGCAAGGGAGAGAAGGTTGtgcaagaaaagaaagttttggAAGTCCACGTTGAGAAGGGTATGCAGAATGGACAGAAGATCACTTTTCCTGGTGAAGCTGATGAAGCTGTATGTTCTCAATTATCCTTGTTGTGATGTATACTTCTTAGTTCTTTCATGCTTATTTGTGAAGTGGGGGGGATTGATTGGGTTGCATGCTTCCATTGTTTCTGTTTTTGCAGCCTGACACAGTCACTGGTGATATAGTGTTCATCATTCAGCAAAAGGAACATCCCAAATTCAAGAGAAAGATGGATGATCTTTTTGTGGAGCACTCTTTGTCACTCACAGATGCTCTATGTGGTTTCCAGTTTGTGCTGAACCATTTGGATGGCAGGCAGCTACTTATCAAATCAAACCCTGGCGAAGTTGTGAAGCCTGGTTAGTAGAGTTCATGAACTCTGTAGTTTTAGAATGTTTTTCTATCTGAGTATGGGGATTGTTATTTCCTTGGATTATTAATCTTGTGGGTTAATTATGAATTTGCAGATTCGTTTAAGGCCATCAACGATGAGGGTATGCCAATGTACCAGAGACCATTCATGAAGGGCAAGCTGTACATCCATTTCTCAGTGGACTTCCCTGAAACTCTGAGCCTCGAGCAGGTCAAGGCTTTGGAAGCTGCTCTTCCCTCAAGGGCATCATCTCAGGAGCTGACAGATATGGAGTTGGATGAGTGTGAGGAGACAACTCTGCATGATGTGAACATGGAGGAGGAGATGAGGAGGAAACAGCACCAGGCTCGTTCAGAGGCATATGATGAGGAGGACGATGACATGCCTGGTGGTGCGCAGAGGGTGCAATGTGCACAGCAGTGATTGTATTCATAACGACTCATAAAGGATGTATTGACACTGATGAGTGGCCGTCTAGCTGGGACCCTAGAATTTTGGCAAGACTATTAAGATTATTTTGTAACCTTTTCTATTCTATTCTTGAACTCTTTATAAATGACCATCATTCTGTGGTGAATTTGAATCATCTGTTACCTGCTATTATTTTAAGTGCTTTCCGATTCTTTTAGCTTTCTGACTCTCTGAATTGGTCGACTGACCAGTTCCTTGATGGAGTCTGTTTATCTCTTGGTAGATGCTATTGTCTACCTCTTTTGCACCGGAAAATGGATACAAAATCAAGCATCTAATGATGCATGCTAGGTCTAGCTGTGTTGGCCTCTTTGAGAAAACGTTATCCCACTTTGATTCATTCAACCTCCTAACCATAGCAAGTAATGAGAAACCGTTTGACCACAGCACTCCGGCACATTTTACGCGCCTGTGGCTTCTCTCATGAGCTTCTATTGTTACTGTTAGTACCAGAACCAAGCTGAACAAGCTACTTTTTGGGTTTGTATGATCTCCTCAACTTACAGTAAAATCGTACCTCAAAGGTTCATCCCAAGTTTAGTCATTTTCATAATAACCACTTGGTTCTGTGGGAACTCCTCATTTCAATTCTTCGTTTGAAGGTTTAGCGTATTTTACAGACCATCACCAAACTGTCTATCCAAACTCATGTTTCGCTATTCCAATCCAATGATTTCTTACTTCAGTCACATGATCAACAAAAGTCTATTTGACGCAATTTCTTGATATCAGTACCAAGTCCCAATCTACTTTAGACTTACATCAAATAACTCGTACAGTTGGGTTAGTTCCAACTTCCAACCAGTGTGCTTGTATCGGGAAAAAACCAGTGTTTCTTCAACATTAGATTGCAGCAATATTATTGTAGCCCTCGTCTATGGTAATAACACCAACAAACTGGTGAAGAAAGCAGTGATCACCTAAATCATAGGGCGATATCTCCATGAAACAATCAATGATTTCAGTAAGGGGGGAAAATGAAAATTATATATGAAGTGACATTGTGTACAACACTAGTCACGAGAAATAACTAATTTTTTCTGGAGATACCGGAGTATATGCAGAATAGAAGTCGTTGACTTATCCCCAGATTTTACACACAACTTTGCCACAGCTAGAAGATTTCTAAGCTCCCTAGAATCATAACTATTACCTAGATCAGGATCTATCATATTGTCAATCGAACTGCAGAAGCGAGACTCTCGGATCCACTGAACTAGATCAGCACCCCCATTTTCAGATGATTGACCAGTGATGAGCTCCAGGATCAGCACCCCAAGCTGGAACATAATGTTACCACATTCCTGACCCATGCAATCTGCATGACTGTAAAGGATGAGTTTTAACACAAGAAAGTCAAACTACAAATTTTGGTTGATACAAACtctttttcattattatttATCATCTTTTGGAATCTACTATAATAACGAGAAAGATTTCTACATATACGCAAGGCGAACTTACTAATATGATACCCTAATGTGTTGGAATAGGTTTATAAGGGTGACAGTAAAGAAAATCAACCTTTTGGACATGAGGTATGAGGCACCGTGACGCAATTTTCACCGGAACTTTGAAAACCCATGTCTGAAAGCTGTGATCATGACACAGTGATTGCTTTCACAATTAGCCTAAAGGAAACCAAAGCAAGTAGATCCATATCTTGATAAAATTTGAAAACTATATGAGGAACTAACGCAGAATGAAAGCGATTTACCTTTGCATTGAAGTTTTCATCTAGCATTATGTTACTTGAGCTAATGGAGACATGAAACATTGGGGGTTCATTGAAAAGAAGCAAATATTCCTGCATTAGAAACTTAAGGCAGTGTAAGCTAAACTGCTATGTCTTTGAGCATAATAGACTTCCAATATGTATACAAGTTTCAATTACATAATCAAGGATCCAGAACAAAAACTTGAAAATTGCAAAAGCTTGTATGatgaaaataagaaattaaCTGGCTAATTAAATCCACCTCAAAGTTATATGGATGACTATTACATAAAAGAAGAGTTTATTCCTAGGCAAGTACATAGAACctattaatttatattttacaCGCAGAGCTTAAAGGAAATCGTATGGAACTGTTAACTACCGATGCAGTATCAAGCACTAATTTACCATCTGCTAATTATCTTTAAAATGTAACTTTTCTTTATCTATCAAAgaaatctctatatatatacacattcaTGTTGTATATAAGATGATGCAAGGTGTATATGATGTGTATAATAAAATCACGTTGTACTTCTGACAACACATTAAGATGATTAACTTTACTTCTCTAACGTACCAATGCTGCCACCACACCAACGGCTATTTGAAGTCTTGTCCTCCAATTCAAGGGAGTCCTAAGGGGATCTGCCACCCAATGAAGAGAAAATCAACTTAAAATCAACTTATTCACTGGTACACACATACACGAGTTCGTCTAGAATCTAGAATGTTACCATTGAGATGTTCCTTCAAGCTCCCTCTTTCTATATTTTCAAATACTAGCAACCTGCAAAGCAAAGAGAATAATGTTAAAACAGAGTAACTATTTTGTCACAAAACAACTAAGTAATATAACTATAACTACAAATACTATGGACAGAATTATCACATATCTATATTACTGTCACTCCCTGTTAGGTATAGatttgagaaaatcaacagGAACTTCAAGACCAGGAGCAAAGACATTCATGTAAAACACCAAACTTTAACACTTAAAGACGAGAAATAAACCAATAAGAGCATAGCCATCACAAGGAAGATGGATCTAATTCTGTTTACAagttaaataaaaacaaagttttTAAGTCCACTATTACGTTCTCTAAACAGCAACAAAGCTGCAAAGCAAATATAATAACAACTTTGTAGAATGCAGatagaaattgaaaattttccttTTCTGGGGCTATGAATACAATactccctctctccctcagcCATCACAAGGAAGATGGATAATCATCTCTAATGCAGTTTACAagttaaataaaaaacaaaggtTTTAAGTCCACTATTACGTTCTCTAAACAGCAACAAAGCTGCAAAGCAAATATAATAACAACTTTGTACAATGCAGatagaaattgaaaattttcctttttgtGGGGCTATGAATACAATACTCCTTACCTCCCTCTTCCAAACGGTAGTGTGTGGCAACACGTTATCAGGAAAGGTTTTCCACTATGTGATGTGCCTGCTGGTTCTTGGTTCCTCAATAGTTGAAATGTACACAGAAATtaaaatgagagagagggagtgagggagggagggagtaAGGGAGGGAGGTAAACAGTTATTAAACAGTTATATTGTTATATGGGTCAGCGGTCACTGATTCTAGCATGAGGCTCACACTAATTTGTAAGTAGATGCATTACCCCGCAGAGAAAGTGTGTAATTTGTAAGGAGATGCATAATGCAGGAAACTGTAAAGCTGCTGATGCAGAAAAGGTAATGATTTTGCGGTCAGTTATGTAATCTTGCATTCGAATTTAATCTCCTAGGTTGGTTCATCCCAAGGGCTTCAAGGTTAGTTCATCCCTTCATGATAATTTTAAAATGTCTCCTGTTAATCTTAGCTAGAATTACACGATATTAACCTGAGGACTGGGTACCCAAGGAGGGGTTTTACCACAAATGATTTTCCTAAACATGATTTTCCATGTCCCCTTTCTATTCATGAGGCTGGCAAACCATACAAAGCTCTAAAGTCACTGTAGCATATGTCTAAACCATAAAAGAACACATATTTTTTCCCTTTCTGAGAAGGTGACTGTTTGTATAGTGGTCAGgtagaaattaaagaaagaaagtgtCAAAGTGAGAAGAGATAGCCACCAGACCGTTTATTTCCGATAGAGAAACCCCTAAGAGCAAGAAGGTGCCGATGATGCAGACGCCCCAAGAGTTGCACTTCCCTGTAGAAGACATGTTCTGCTTGACtaaaatctctaatttctttTATCAAAGCAACCCCGCCATCTTGAAATCTGGCCTTGTAGACAGCTACGTGAGAGTTGGAATACATGATCCTATGAAAACTATCTGTAGCTCTCTTTATATCCTTGTATGGAAAACGCTTCATAAATACTATTGGGCCTGAAAAACAAGATAGTAAAAATCATTTCATATCTTCATAGCATAAGTTCATTTCCATGTAACTGTAAAACAAAGTGCACTAATTTTCTGTCTTCAACACATTAAGACATCATGGATACATTTGGATGAGCTAAATTCAATGTCACTACTTCATAAGTCATATTTACTCTCTAAGAGTTAAATGTAAAGAGGAACTAGGAATTAGGCATTTGAACTTCAATTCTACATGAAAATAAACTTCAAAGCAGAGCTTTAGCTTGCTTAGTATATATGACAACGTAAGTAACTAATCATGGTGATAATAAAAGTTGTTTAAAGTTTAAATATGTATAACAGCATACGTATACTTGGTTAATATCACAGCATCAAAACTAAGGATAGCATTCAACCCATAAATGTATAAGAAATCCATTCAAGTACACAAATAAGTTCATCTGACACAAACAAATGTTTTACTTAAACAGCATATATCATGATTTCAGTCAGTGGATTCAGTTCTAACTAATCAACGTGATAATTAAAAGTATCTAAAGTTTATATATGTATAACAGCATAACTATACATAGATAATGCCATAACATCAAAGCTAAATTAGATAGCATCAAACACATAATCTTATAAGTTCACATGACAGAAAAGATGATAGCACAAACGGTGGGAATGTATTACTTGAATAGATATTTCATAATTTCAGGCTAGGTTCAAATATTTTCCAAGTTAAGCCTTATGCATCTGCAACAGTACAAGGTTCTTTACTGAATAGATACTTCTTCTAGTTCGATGAAGGTAACAAGTGTAGTAGATAAGTTTATACAGTTAATTTAAAGAGGGACTATAGCAGGAAATATGAATCGACTTCATATGAAAATGATCAAGTTCAAAGTGACGACGGATACCATTCGAATCCGATATGCGAAGTATTACAAGTTGGTGATGTTAAAGTTCATCATGACCAGCATCTTATGGGGTAATCTTGTTTATGGTCCCATGACATAAAGTAGAACTACGATTGTAAAtcaaaccaagaaaacatagGAAGCCAACTTGTTACTTGTAGAGCAGTCTCTTTCATAATCAAGCCAAGGAAAATTCTTCTGAAATCATTTCTAGTTTAACTAGCCAATTGTTGTAGAAAAAAACGTGATATAGATATCTAGTTCTGACAATGCTGACCTATGCAATTACTGGAATAAACCGATATTAACAACTCAATTTTGTACAATCTCACAATTCGCAATCAAATCCGGCGTGATCCAAGAGAATGAATGAACCACACAAAAACACACTCCTTTAAGCTAAAACAGAGCAATAGCCAACACCTCCAAGACAATTCCACCATACGAAACGCCGAAacaaaccaaacccatgtagAATTCCACAAATTCAACTCCAAATTCCACAAAACCACACCAAATGACAGCATCAGAAACTCCACATTGCTAAGAaaccaaagcaaaaaaaaaaaagcgacgTAAATGAAAAAGAAGGTGAAAGAGATGAAGGAGGTGAAAGATGAGGTACCGGGGCGAGATCTGCAGAGCCAGGCGAG
It encodes:
- the LOC112164810 gene encoding probable receptor-like protein kinase At1g49730 isoform X2, whose protein sequence is MKRFPYKDIKRATDSFHRIMYSNSHVAVYKARFQDGGVALIKEIRDFSQAEHVFYREVQLLGRLHHRHLLALRGFSIGNKRLLVFENIERGSLKEHLNDPLRTPLNWRTRLQIAVGVVAALEYLLLFNEPPMFHVSISSSNIMLDENFNAKLSDMGFQSSGENCVTVPHTSCPKDCMGQECGNIMFQLGVLILELITGQSSENGGADLVQWIRESRFCSSIDNMIDPDLGNSYDSRELRNLLAVAKLCVKSGDKSTTSILHILRYLQKKLVISRD
- the LOC112164810 gene encoding probable receptor-like protein kinase At1g49730 isoform X1 is translated as MDLSVPKFRSRLLAWLCRSRPGPIVFMKRFPYKDIKRATDSFHRIMYSNSHVAVYKARFQDGGVALIKEIRDFSQAEHVFYREVQLLGRLHHRHLLALRGFSIGNKRLLVFENIERGSLKEHLNDPLRTPLNWRTRLQIAVGVVAALEYLLLFNEPPMFHVSISSSNIMLDENFNAKLSDMGFQSSGENCVTVPHTSCPKDCMGQECGNIMFQLGVLILELITGQSSENGGADLVQWIRESRFCSSIDNMIDPDLGNSYDSRELRNLLAVAKLCVKSGDKSTTSILHILRYLQKKLVISRD
- the LOC112164808 gene encoding dnaJ protein homolog; amino-acid sequence: MFGGGRAPKKSDNSKYYEILGVSKTASPEDLKKAYKKAAIKNHPDKGGDPEKFKELAQAYEVLSDPEKREIYDQYGEDGLKEGMGGPGGHDPFDIFSSFFGGGGSPFGGMPGASRGRRQRRGEDVVHSLKVSLEDLYLGTSKKLSLSRNVLCSKCKGKGSKSGASTKCGGCQGTGMKVTIRHLGPSMIQQMQHACNECKGTGETITDKDRCGQCKGEKVVQEKKVLEVHVEKGMQNGQKITFPGEADEAPDTVTGDIVFIIQQKEHPKFKRKMDDLFVEHSLSLTDALCGFQFVLNHLDGRQLLIKSNPGEVVKPDSFKAINDEGMPMYQRPFMKGKLYIHFSVDFPETLSLEQVKALEAALPSRASSQELTDMELDECEETTLHDVNMEEEMRRKQHQARSEAYDEEDDDMPGGAQRVQCAQQ